ACCCAGGACACCTTCGAAAAGGCGTATAAGGCGCTGCCGTCCACGCGGCCCGACTTGGCGTTCAAGTCCTGGCTCTATCGCATCGCGACGAACACCGCCATTTCAAATGGACGGCGCAAACGGATCATCAAGTGGATCCCGTTTGCGCCGGGCAACGATCCCGCCAGCGATGAGGAGATCGAGGGATCGGTCACGCGCAAGCATGACGTCGAGAAAACGCTGGCCAAGCTGCCACCGCACTACAGCGCAGCGTTGCTGCTGCGCCACTACCAGGGGCTCTCCCTGATCGAAACCGCCGAGGCGCTCGGTATCACCGAAACCGCCTGCAAACTACGACTGTTCCGCGCGCGCAAGGCGTTTGCCGCTGCCTACGGCGGCCCGTCGGCTGGCGATCCGGAAGTTCGGCTCGCCATGGAGAACCCGCAATGACCGACGGTGTGCGCCGCCTCAGCCATGAAGAAGCCGAGATGCTGATCTCGGCCCGCATGGACGAGCAACTCGATCGTGCCGATAGTCGGGCGCTTCTCGTGCACCTTCAGACGTGCGAATCGTGCCGCGCCTTCGCTGTGCAGTCGGAGGTGCTTGGCCGCGAACTCGCCGCGTTGCCCATGCTGCCGCCGAGCGCGCTGGTCGACCGGCAAATTCGCGAGACGATCGGCAAGGGTCGCAGCCGTTGGTCGCTGTCCTCGCTGATGCCTGCCACCGCTGGCAATAGCGGTTTGCGGGTAGCTGTTGGCGCGCTTGCCATGCTCACGCTGGTTTCCGTCTTCCTGCTGGTCAGAATGGCGGACGAT
The window above is part of the Thermomicrobiales bacterium genome. Proteins encoded here:
- a CDS encoding RNA polymerase sigma factor, translated to TQDTFEKAYKALPSTRPDLAFKSWLYRIATNTAISNGRRKRIIKWIPFAPGNDPASDEEIEGSVTRKHDVEKTLAKLPPHYSAALLLRHYQGLSLIETAEALGITETACKLRLFRARKAFAAAYGGPSAGDPEVRLAMENPQ